The Pedococcus dokdonensis region GAGTGCTCACCCGACCATGTTGACGCGGGAGAACGTCTCAGTCAAACTTGAGGCAATGAACATTGAGCGAACTGCCGAGTTGGAGTCGCGAGCGAAGGTCCACGGGGCCTTGGCGGAGGTGACGCGCCTGCAGATCGTCGACCTGCTCACCGTGGGCGATGCGTCAGCATCCGAGGTCGGCGCCGAGCTGGACGTGCCGTCGAACCTGCTGGCCCACCACCTCAAGGTCCTCGAGCAGGCCGACCTGGTGACCCGTCGCCGCTCCGAGGGCGACGGGCGCCGCTGGTACCTCTCGCTGGGCCCTGCCGCCGACCCGAACCTGACTGGCGGATCGGTGCTGGGTTCGGCCTCACGCGTGGTGTTCGTGTGCTCCGCGAACACCGCCCGCTCCCACCTGGCCGCCGCGCTCTGGCGCCGAGCCAGCCCCATCGCCGCGATTTCCGCTGGGACCCACCCGGGTGAACGCATCCATCCCGGTGCGGTGAAGACCGCCGGCCGCCACCGCCTCCCGGTGCCGGACGTCGCCCCGCAGCTGCTCGACGCGGTCGCGCGCGACGGGGACCTGGTCATCACCGTGTGCGACCGCGCGCACGAGGAGCTCGGCGGCCTTGGCTGGGTGCACTGGTCGGTCCTGGACCCGGTTCCGCACGGCACGGAGGCCGCATTCGACGCCGCCTACGACGACCTCGCGACACGGGTAGCCGCGCTGGCCCCGCGGCTCGCACAAGCGTCCTGACCCCTGTCAGGCCGGAGGCCCGAACCTCCAGGGTGGTTCGGGCCTCACCGCTTGGGTCGGGATCAGGCAGGGCAGCACACCGGCTGCGGTGCACAGACCACGCTCGAGGCGGGTGCGGGCTTTGCCAGCAGGCGAAGCCTCTCGCCGACCCGGGCCCCTGCGGCCTGCGCCTGGGTCAGTCCGCGGCGGGGACGGGCCGCACGAGCCTGCATGACGAGCCGGCGCTGCTCAGCCTCCCGGAGCAGGTCCTCTCGGTGCGGGCGCTGGTGCGGGCCGCGATGACACGATGGACCGCCGCCGGCGCCACCCTGTCCGTGGTGGGCGGCCGGTTCCGGGTGCTCCGCTCGGCACTGTCCTGGGCCTGGGACGAACGCACCCTGCCCGAGCACCCACTGCGCGGGATGCGCAGCCCCGGCCGCGTCCCACCCCGACGCCCCCTGCCCGACCACGCCGTGCGGGCGCTGATCGCCACCGCCGAGACCGCCGTCCTGGAAGCCCACGCCAACCACCGCCCCGGCGACACCGGCTCCGCGGGCCGGCTGCGCCGCGCCGAGCAGGACCTGCTCCTGGTTCGGCTCGCCGCCGACACCGGCGCCCGCCGCGGCGAGCTGGCCGCCCTGCGCGTGGCCGACCTGGACGGCCGCGTCCTGACCATCGAACGCGCCCTGTCCGCCGGTCAGCTCACGACGCCCAAGTCCGGACGAAGCCGCGCGCTCACGGTCGGGTGCTCCACCGCACAGCTGTGGCACCACCTGGAACGGCAATGGTCGACGCGAGCCCGGCAACCGGTGGGTCCATGGCTGTTCAGCCCCGACCTGGCCCACCAACGCAGACTCGGCGCCGAAGTCCTCGGTCACCGCTTCGCGCTCGTGCGCGACGCCGCCGGAGTCCCTGACGCCACCCTGCACCGGCTGCGGCACTCCGTCGCGACCTTCCTGGTCGCTCGCGGCGAGATCCTCGCTGCACAGGCCCGGCTCGGGCACGCCGACGCCGCCACTACCCTGCGCGAATACGCCCACGCGCTCCCGCTGACCGACGGCGCCGTCGCCGATGCCATCGACCGGCACCTTCACCACCCAGAAGGCCCGGCGCGAGCAGCGTCCGAACAGGATGCCGGAGGGCAGGCAGCAACGCCCGAGCTGTGACCCCCAGACCTTGGCTCGGGCTCGTGATCCGCGCCCTTTCCTCGCCGTACACCACTGTGCTGGACTCAACTCGAGCCGGTGGCGTGCACACCTTCAGAGGGGCAGATCGCGGTCGTTCGAAACGTGGGCTGTCTGACGAAGGGATACGCAGTGCCTGACCTGCGGTGTTGCTGGTGGCCGTAGGCAGGGTCGAACCGCCGACCTTCCGCTTCTCAGACGTAGACGAACGCGCAGGTCAGCGGCCATTTCCGATCATCCGTGCACCAACTCGTGCAACATCTCACCTCTCAAGCCCGCATCCAGGAGGCGCGAACGCGTCGTCATCGTCGCCCTCCCGTTCGGCCGGCTACGCGGCGGCCGGGCGGCAGGTCCGACCGTCAGACCTGGTAACCGGGCTGGTACCGGTGCTCGTCGTCGCGGTCGACGACGGTGATGTCCCACTCCCGCGCCGGCAGCCTGCGCCGCAGCTTGTTCACGATCATCGTCCCGGCAGTACCGCCACCGAGAACCAGTAGTCGCCTCAAGCGTCTCACTCCTAGCTCCTGATCCAGCACTACTGACGCTAGAGAGAGGGCTTGGAAGTCACAGGACACAACGTCCCCCGTCCTGACGTCAGCGCAAGGAGGCGATGCTGTTGGCTGCGATGTACACCGCCACGGCGACCAACAGGACGGCGAATGCCTGGGTGAGGTGGCGGGGTTCGACGCGGGTGGTGATGCGGCCGCCGAACAGGCTGCCGGCGATGGCGGCTGCGGTGAACCCGGCGATGAGGCGCCAGTCGAGGTGGGTGCCACCGGTGGTAATGCGGGCGGTCAGGGCTGTGGCGCTGTTGACGGCGATGACCAGCAGCGAGGTGCCGACGGCTACGGGCATCGGGAACGACAGGGCGAGCACGAGGGCGGGGACGAGGACGAAGCCGCCGCCGACTCCGAAGAACCCGGTGAGCAGGCCCACGGCAGTGGCGGTGACGACGACCTTGGCCAGGCGGGGGCAGGCGCAGGTGATGGGGTGGAAGGTGAGGATGGGCTCGACGGTGGGGTCCTCGAGGTCGCTGCTCGACTGCGGGTTGCGTAGGGAACGGCGGATCATGAGGGTGGCGACGACGAGCATGAGGCCGGCGAACGCGGTCAGCAGCACCTGCGGGTCCACGTGTGAGGCGAGTGCGGACCCGGCGAACGACCCCGCGGTCCCCAGAGCTCCGAACGTCAGACCCTGAACGAACCGGACGCGTCCGGCGCGGGCGTGCGGGACCAGGGCGATGAGGGACGTGGCTCCGACGATGAGCAGGGAGCTGGTGGTGGCCGACCGTGGGTCTTGGTCGAGCAGGTACACCAGGGCGGGGACGGTGAGGATGGAGCCGCCACCGCCGAGGGCGCCGAGGGCGAGGCCGATGAGCACTCCGAGGGGCAGGACCAGGGGCGACACGGTGGGTGTTCTCTCCTAGGTTTCGTGGGCCTGTCGGGGACCGGCGCAGGGGCGCCGGCCCCCGACGGGTTGACCAGGACGCGGTACGGGGGGTGTGCGTCCCGGTCTGGGCGCCGCCGCCATGGGGGATGAGGGCGACGCCCGGTCTTGGGTGGGTACCGGTCAGTTCCTGCCGAACAGGCGGCTCAGGAATGACCCACCGCCGGCGGCGGCCTGCTCCTGGGCGCTGTGGCCGGGGCAGCGGTCGGAGCGGGGCACGCTGGCCATGACCTGGTCGACGTGCTGGCCGCAGCCGGCCCAGGTGGTCTTGCCGCAGACCTTGCAGGTGGCGGGACGGCACATGGTGGTTCTCCTTCGAGGGATGGGGTCGTACGCGGGTGAAAGAGGGTCAGGCCGCTGCGGTGATGGGCAGGCCGGAGCTGGCGGCGTTCTCGTCGAAGCTGTCGTCGACT contains the following coding sequences:
- a CDS encoding tyrosine-type recombinase/integrase produces the protein MTRWTAAGATLSVVGGRFRVLRSALSWAWDERTLPEHPLRGMRSPGRVPPRRPLPDHAVRALIATAETAVLEAHANHRPGDTGSAGRLRRAEQDLLLVRLAADTGARRGELAALRVADLDGRVLTIERALSAGQLTTPKSGRSRALTVGCSTAQLWHHLERQWSTRARQPVGPWLFSPDLAHQRRLGAEVLGHRFALVRDAAGVPDATLHRLRHSVATFLVARGEILAAQARLGHADAATTLREYAHALPLTDGAVADAIDRHLHHPEGPARAASEQDAGGQAATPEL
- a CDS encoding sulfite exporter TauE/SafE family protein, whose amino-acid sequence is MSPLVLPLGVLIGLALGALGGGGSILTVPALVYLLDQDPRSATTSSLLIVGATSLIALVPHARAGRVRFVQGLTFGALGTAGSFAGSALASHVDPQVLLTAFAGLMLVVATLMIRRSLRNPQSSSDLEDPTVEPILTFHPITCACPRLAKVVVTATAVGLLTGFFGVGGGFVLVPALVLALSFPMPVAVGTSLLVIAVNSATALTARITTGGTHLDWRLIAGFTAAAIAGSLFGGRITTRVEPRHLTQAFAVLLVAVAVYIAANSIASLR
- a CDS encoding arsenate reductase/protein-tyrosine-phosphatase family protein produces the protein MTRENVSVKLEAMNIERTAELESRAKVHGALAEVTRLQIVDLLTVGDASASEVGAELDVPSNLLAHHLKVLEQADLVTRRRSEGDGRRWYLSLGPAADPNLTGGSVLGSASRVVFVCSANTARSHLAAALWRRASPIAAISAGTHPGERIHPGAVKTAGRHRLPVPDVAPQLLDAVARDGDLVITVCDRAHEELGGLGWVHWSVLDPVPHGTEAAFDAAYDDLATRVAALAPRLAQAS